A stretch of Girardinichthys multiradiatus isolate DD_20200921_A chromosome 20, DD_fGirMul_XY1, whole genome shotgun sequence DNA encodes these proteins:
- the rbm5 gene encoding RNA-binding protein 5 isoform X2 encodes MGADKRISRTERSGRYGSEQSRDDPDWRDRRDRDQERDHNSRRWSEERRDRYDGDRRGPRDSPEQRERKRRNSDRSEDGYHSDGDYQEQDYRREPGDEKKSKTIMLGGLSSHTTEEDIRFAIDQLEGPQPVDVRLMKKRTGISRGFAFVDFYHLQDATRWMETNQKRLVIQGKVVDMHYSHPRNKYEDWLCNTCGLYNFRRRLKCFRCGAAKVEGEASSVTGLPDLQPTGDFYGDTIILRNIAPLTTVEAILTALAPYANLSSNNIRLIKDKQTGQNRGFAFVQLSSPLEASQLLTILQGLQPPLKLDGKTIGVDYAKSARKDLLLPDGNRVSAFSVASTAIAAAQWSSAQPQQTSDGMSEYACLQEGYAPLSQDYQTYYQQGAAASTCQGNGILGAAPGVKLVPAAVVISQSPQVYQPHIIAQAAVQAGLAVDSVAALAVAAAPVSGASVVPASGHMAESTSGVVPDTSTYQYDESSGYYYDPQTGLYYDPNSHYYYNTLTQQYLYWDSEKQTYVPASANINPGQNDETANRSAGGNKEPKEKKEKPKSKTAQQIAKDMERWAKSLNKQKENFKSSFHPISQEDRKEAAAADAGYTLFEKKAGLDRLMQEVARCAEEEALPISSAGSSKCGLVAAYSGDSDPEEGGGGVEPDGGDMSQDKLTDWTKMACLLCRRQFPNKEGLMRHQQLSDLHKKNLEVLRRSKMSEAELEELERKETEQKYRDRAAERREKYGIPEPPVPKKKKFSQPATVVNYEQPTKDGLTSDNIGNKMLQAMGWKEGKGLGRNQQGITAPIEAQLRTKGAGLGTKGTNYTLSASDTYKDAVRKAMFARFTELE; translated from the exons ATGGGTGCTGATAAAAG GATCAGTCGGACTGAGCGTAGCGGTAGATATGGTTCAGAGCAGTCCCGTGATGATCCAGACTGGCGAGACAGACGGGACAGAGATCAAGAGCGTGATCACAACTCACGGCGCTGGAGTGAAGAGAGGCGTGATCGTTATGATGGAGACCGCAGAGGACCACGAGACAGTCCAGAG CAAAGAGAGAGGAAACGGCGGAACAGTGATAGATCAGAAGATGGTTATCACTCAGATGGTGACTATCAAGAGCAGGATTATAGACGTGAACCAGGGGATGAGAAGAAGAGCAAAACTATCATGCTTGGGGGATTGTCTTCTCACACTACTGAGGAGGAT aTTCGTTTTGCCATTGACCAACTCGAGGGACCCCAGCCAGTAGATGTCAGACTGATGAAAAAGAGAACAG GTATAAGCCGTGGTTTCGCCTTCGTGGACTTTTATCACTTGCAAGATGCTACCAGATGGATGGAGACCAATCAG AAACGTCTGGTCATCCAAGGCAAAGTTGTGGACATGCACTACAGTCACCCTAGAAACAAGTACGAAGACTGGCTCTGCAACACT TGTGGCCTGTACAATTTCCGGAGGCGGTTGAAGTGCTTCAGGTGTGGAGCAGCCAAAGTCG AGGGTGAGGCGAGCAGCGTCACTGGGCTCCCTGATCTTCAACCCACTGGAGATTTTTATGGAGACA CAATCATCTTGAGAAACATTGCTCCTCTGACCACAGTGGAAGCCATTTTGACAGCACTGGCACCTTACGCCAATTTGTCATCCAATAACATTCGCCTTATTAAGGACAAGCAAACAGGCCAGAACAGAGGATTTGCTTTTGTGCAGCTGTCCTCCCCTCTG GAGGCTTCCCAGCTGCTAACCATCTTACAGGGGTTGCAGCCTCCCCTGAAACTGGATGGGAAAACGATTGGTGTGGATTATGCCAAGAGTGCTAGAAA GGACCTTTTACTACCTGATGGGAATCGTGTCAGTGCTTTTTCTGTTGCCAGCACAGCTATTGCAGCAGCACAGTGGTCATCAGCTCAG CCACAGCAGACCTCAGATGGGATGTCAGAGTATGCCTGTCTGCAAGAAGGATACGCTCCTCTGTCGCAG GACTATCAGACATACTATCAACAAGGTGCAGCAGCCAGCACTTGTCAGGGAAATGGAATCCTGGGAG CCGCTCCAGGTGTAAAGCTTGTTCCTGCTGCCGTTGTGATATCACAGAGTCCACAAGTCTACCAACCACATATCATTGCACAAGCTGCTGTACAG GCAGGACTCGCAGTTGACTCTGTGGCTGCTTTGGCTGTAGCTGCTGCTCCTGTTAGTGGAGCCAGCGTAGTACCAGCCTCTGGACACATGGCGGAGAGCACCAGTG GTGTTGTTCCTGATACATCTACCTACCAATATGATGAGTCTTCTGGCTATTATTACGACCCTCAGACTGGCCTCTACTACGACCCAAATTCACAT tattaTTACAATACTCTGACTCAGCAGTACCTGTACTGGGATAGTGAGAAACAGACATATGTACCTGCCTCTGCCAACATAAACCCAGGACAGAATGATGAAACAGCAAATCGCTCAGCAGGAGGCAACAAGGAGcctaaagagaaaaaagagaagcCTAAGAGCAAGACTGCACAgcag ATTGCTAAAGACATGGAACGGTGGGCTAAAAGTCTCAATAAGCAGAAAGAAAACTTCAAAAGTAGCTTTCACCCCATTAGTCAAGAAGATAGGAAGGAGGCAGCAGCTGCTGATGCTGGATACACATTGTTTGAAAAGAAG gcAGGTCTAGACAGACTCATGCAAGAGGTGGCGAGGTGCGCTGAAGAGGAAGCTCTTCCCATAAGCTCTGCCGGTTCTTCCAAG TGTGGCCTGGTGGCAGCCTACAGTGGAGACAGTGATCctgaggaaggaggaggaggagtagaaCCTGATGGTGGAGACATGAGTCAGGACAAGCTCACAGACTGGACAAAGATGGCTTGTCTACTGTGCAGGAGACAGTTTCCTAACAAAGAGGGTTTGATGCGACATCAGCAGCTCTCTGACCTTCACAAG AAAAATCTAGAAGTTCTCCGCAGATCCAAAATGAGTGAAGCAGAGCTGGAAGAGCTAGAAAGGAAAGAAACAGAG CAAAAATACAGGGACAGagcagcagagaggagagaaaaaTACGGCATCCCAGAACCACCAGTGCCTAAAAAGAAGAAATTCAGCCAGCCAGCAACAGTCGT GAACTATGAACAGCCGACTAAAGATGGTCTTACCAGTGATAATATTGGGAACAAAATGCTGCAGGCCATGGGCTGGAAGGAGGGGAAAGGTCTTGGTCGCAACCAGCAGGGCATCACAGCTCCAATAGAG GCACAGCTACGAACTAAAGGAGCTGGACTTGGCACCAAGGGTACCAATTACACCCTATCGGCTTCGGATACATACAAGGACGCAGTCCGAAAGGCCATGTTTGCCCGCTTCACAGAATTGGAATGA
- the rbm5 gene encoding RNA-binding protein 5 isoform X1: MGADKRISRTERSGRYGSEQSRDDPDWRDRRDRDQERDHNSRRWSEERRDRYDGDRRGPRDSPEQRERKRRNSDRSEDGYHSDGDYQEQDYRREPGDEKKSKTIMLGGLSSHTTEEDIRFAIDQLEGPQPVDVRLMKKRTGISRGFAFVDFYHLQDATRWMETNQKRLVIQGKVVDMHYSHPRNKYEDWLCNTCGLYNFRRRLKCFRCGAAKVEGEASSVTGLPDLQPTGDFYGDTIILRNIAPLTTVEAILTALAPYANLSSNNIRLIKDKQTGQNRGFAFVQLSSPLEASQLLTILQGLQPPLKLDGKTIGVDYAKSARKDLLLPDGNRVSAFSVASTAIAAAQWSSAQPQQTSDGMSEYACLQEGYAPLSQDYQTYYQQGAAASTCQGNGILGAAPGVKLVPAAVVISQSPQVYQPHIIAQAAVQAGLAVDSVAALAVAAAPVSGASVVPASGHMAESTSGVVPDTSTYQYDESSGYYYDPQTGLYYDPNSHYYYNTLTQQYLYWDSEKQTYVPASANINPGQNDETANRSAGGNKEPKEKKEKPKSKTAQQIAKDMERWAKSLNKQKENFKSSFHPISQEDRKEAAAADAGYTLFEKKQAGLDRLMQEVARCAEEEALPISSAGSSKCGLVAAYSGDSDPEEGGGGVEPDGGDMSQDKLTDWTKMACLLCRRQFPNKEGLMRHQQLSDLHKKNLEVLRRSKMSEAELEELERKETEQKYRDRAAERREKYGIPEPPVPKKKKFSQPATVVNYEQPTKDGLTSDNIGNKMLQAMGWKEGKGLGRNQQGITAPIEAQLRTKGAGLGTKGTNYTLSASDTYKDAVRKAMFARFTELE; this comes from the exons ATGGGTGCTGATAAAAG GATCAGTCGGACTGAGCGTAGCGGTAGATATGGTTCAGAGCAGTCCCGTGATGATCCAGACTGGCGAGACAGACGGGACAGAGATCAAGAGCGTGATCACAACTCACGGCGCTGGAGTGAAGAGAGGCGTGATCGTTATGATGGAGACCGCAGAGGACCACGAGACAGTCCAGAG CAAAGAGAGAGGAAACGGCGGAACAGTGATAGATCAGAAGATGGTTATCACTCAGATGGTGACTATCAAGAGCAGGATTATAGACGTGAACCAGGGGATGAGAAGAAGAGCAAAACTATCATGCTTGGGGGATTGTCTTCTCACACTACTGAGGAGGAT aTTCGTTTTGCCATTGACCAACTCGAGGGACCCCAGCCAGTAGATGTCAGACTGATGAAAAAGAGAACAG GTATAAGCCGTGGTTTCGCCTTCGTGGACTTTTATCACTTGCAAGATGCTACCAGATGGATGGAGACCAATCAG AAACGTCTGGTCATCCAAGGCAAAGTTGTGGACATGCACTACAGTCACCCTAGAAACAAGTACGAAGACTGGCTCTGCAACACT TGTGGCCTGTACAATTTCCGGAGGCGGTTGAAGTGCTTCAGGTGTGGAGCAGCCAAAGTCG AGGGTGAGGCGAGCAGCGTCACTGGGCTCCCTGATCTTCAACCCACTGGAGATTTTTATGGAGACA CAATCATCTTGAGAAACATTGCTCCTCTGACCACAGTGGAAGCCATTTTGACAGCACTGGCACCTTACGCCAATTTGTCATCCAATAACATTCGCCTTATTAAGGACAAGCAAACAGGCCAGAACAGAGGATTTGCTTTTGTGCAGCTGTCCTCCCCTCTG GAGGCTTCCCAGCTGCTAACCATCTTACAGGGGTTGCAGCCTCCCCTGAAACTGGATGGGAAAACGATTGGTGTGGATTATGCCAAGAGTGCTAGAAA GGACCTTTTACTACCTGATGGGAATCGTGTCAGTGCTTTTTCTGTTGCCAGCACAGCTATTGCAGCAGCACAGTGGTCATCAGCTCAG CCACAGCAGACCTCAGATGGGATGTCAGAGTATGCCTGTCTGCAAGAAGGATACGCTCCTCTGTCGCAG GACTATCAGACATACTATCAACAAGGTGCAGCAGCCAGCACTTGTCAGGGAAATGGAATCCTGGGAG CCGCTCCAGGTGTAAAGCTTGTTCCTGCTGCCGTTGTGATATCACAGAGTCCACAAGTCTACCAACCACATATCATTGCACAAGCTGCTGTACAG GCAGGACTCGCAGTTGACTCTGTGGCTGCTTTGGCTGTAGCTGCTGCTCCTGTTAGTGGAGCCAGCGTAGTACCAGCCTCTGGACACATGGCGGAGAGCACCAGTG GTGTTGTTCCTGATACATCTACCTACCAATATGATGAGTCTTCTGGCTATTATTACGACCCTCAGACTGGCCTCTACTACGACCCAAATTCACAT tattaTTACAATACTCTGACTCAGCAGTACCTGTACTGGGATAGTGAGAAACAGACATATGTACCTGCCTCTGCCAACATAAACCCAGGACAGAATGATGAAACAGCAAATCGCTCAGCAGGAGGCAACAAGGAGcctaaagagaaaaaagagaagcCTAAGAGCAAGACTGCACAgcag ATTGCTAAAGACATGGAACGGTGGGCTAAAAGTCTCAATAAGCAGAAAGAAAACTTCAAAAGTAGCTTTCACCCCATTAGTCAAGAAGATAGGAAGGAGGCAGCAGCTGCTGATGCTGGATACACATTGTTTGAAAAGAAG caggcAGGTCTAGACAGACTCATGCAAGAGGTGGCGAGGTGCGCTGAAGAGGAAGCTCTTCCCATAAGCTCTGCCGGTTCTTCCAAG TGTGGCCTGGTGGCAGCCTACAGTGGAGACAGTGATCctgaggaaggaggaggaggagtagaaCCTGATGGTGGAGACATGAGTCAGGACAAGCTCACAGACTGGACAAAGATGGCTTGTCTACTGTGCAGGAGACAGTTTCCTAACAAAGAGGGTTTGATGCGACATCAGCAGCTCTCTGACCTTCACAAG AAAAATCTAGAAGTTCTCCGCAGATCCAAAATGAGTGAAGCAGAGCTGGAAGAGCTAGAAAGGAAAGAAACAGAG CAAAAATACAGGGACAGagcagcagagaggagagaaaaaTACGGCATCCCAGAACCACCAGTGCCTAAAAAGAAGAAATTCAGCCAGCCAGCAACAGTCGT GAACTATGAACAGCCGACTAAAGATGGTCTTACCAGTGATAATATTGGGAACAAAATGCTGCAGGCCATGGGCTGGAAGGAGGGGAAAGGTCTTGGTCGCAACCAGCAGGGCATCACAGCTCCAATAGAG GCACAGCTACGAACTAAAGGAGCTGGACTTGGCACCAAGGGTACCAATTACACCCTATCGGCTTCGGATACATACAAGGACGCAGTCCGAAAGGCCATGTTTGCCCGCTTCACAGAATTGGAATGA